TCCCTGGTTAATCTTAACGCTATTTCCGACTGTAAAACCCTACATGGACAGCCTGTACCCAGGAAATACTAAACTATATCGAGGTTAATACCCCCAGGTACCTGTGCGAAGCAGTCTAGGGCTGTGGTCGCGGAGAAAATACCCTACCCATGGGGTGTTTCGCGGCTGGCAGCCTATCCCAAAAGAGGTAACCGGGCAATCGAACCATCTCCACGCCCGCGGTGACGGATTTCTGTCTGTTGCATACCCCGTCAGGTAATTAAGTGCTCACTTATATGCTTACGTGACCTTCCAGAATGGAATTACCCCGGAAACCCTGGAATATCTGGCCGAAGCAGTCTGTATCGTACACTATGCGCATCGCCGCCGTTTGACCAAGGTGACCGCACCGTTAATGAATACTCTCGATCCCTGCCCATTCCAACCTGACAGCACACGCGCCTATCGGGAATGGCGTGCGCGCAAGCTGGATGCGTATCCGTCGAGCGTTGCGGAACTGATGGTGCCGATCGGCGAGCTCGCGGCGCCATCGGCGGAGGAGTGTGCGGCGGTCGTGGCGGCCTGCCGACGCGCCAATCTGGCGGTGGTGACGACACGGCCGGGGGGGGTCGACAAAGCGGCTGTCCGCGACTTTGGCCGCTATTTCGGCCTCCACGCACTGGATGCCAATCTGCACGCCGACCCTGACGGGATCAGCGCCCTGCACGTCGCAGAGGCCGGTGAGCGACGCGACTACATCCCTTATACCAATCGGGCATTGAACTGGCACACCGACGGCTACTACAACGAACCGGGCCAATGGGTGCACGCCTTCATTATCTTCTGCGCCCAGGACGCGGCCGAGGGCGGCGAGAATCAACTGCTGGATCACGAGATCGCCTACATACTATTGCGTGATGCCGATCCCCGTCTGATCGAAGCGCTGATGCACCCGCGCGCCCTGACCATACCGGCCAACATCGAGCAGGGTGTGGAGATTCGAGGTGAGGAGACCGGCCCGGTGTTTTCGGTTGATTCCAAACGTGGCAGCCTCCATATGCGTTACAGTGCGCGGACCCGCAACGTCCGCTGGCGCGACGATCCGATGACACGGGCCGCCAGGGAATTTCTGGTGAATCTGTGGGAAAACGGCAGTGCGCATGCCTACCACCATCGGCTGATGCCAGGGCAGGGCATCATTTGCAATAATGTGTTGCATAGCCGTACGGCGTTTTGCGACGATCCCGCCAACGGTCGGACACGACTGATGTACCGCGCGCGCTATTACGACCGCATCGCCGGCACCGAGACCACCCGGGGCTGTGCGGGTCTTTCAATGAACGCCCCAATGACCGTATGACGCGGTATTGACCCGGAGGCAGACAGAGCATGCTGTGGTTGAGTGAGATTCTTTTGCAGGAACACGACATGACGTCATTCAAACAGTTGGTCGAGGCGGTCAAGGTTCGCGCCCACAACGGTGAGATGTTCTTCCGGATCGACGTGAAACCGCCGTTCCAGGACACCCCGGGAGACTGGGAGGATCGCCTGGAAGCGGCTTTTTCCTCGGCGTCGCGCTAGCCGCACGCCCGGGAGGTGAGGTAAACAGCCATGTTCTGGCAAGAGGAAAAAGAGACGATACCGGCCTTCGTTGTGCCGGACGACATCGTCGACCTGAGTTTCGCGCTGGGCTGCAAGTGCCTGCCGATGGATCATGCCTATGCGCTGTCCGAGGCCTTGCAGCGGGCGCTGCCCTGGCTGGCGGAGGAGGCCGACGTGGGGTTGCACCTGATTCACGGTGCCGAATCCGGCAATGGCTGGTACCGTCCCGAGGAGACGGAAGACGCCATCATCTACCTGTCGCGGCGCACCCGCATGAGTCTGCGCCTGTCGAAGGAACGTATCGACGCGGCCGCCGCACTCCAGGGGACCGTGCTGGATATCGCCGGTCACCCGCTCGAGATCGGCGCCCCCACGGTGAGGAAGCTCTGTTCGCTGCCCACGCTGTTCGCCCGCCATGTGATCGCCGATGCCGACCTCAGCGAGCCGGCCTTCCTGGAGCAGGCCGCGGCCGAACTCCGCAACCTCGACATCCGGGTCACCAAGCTGATGTGCGGTATGAGCCATACGCTGCGCGGCCCCGACGGCGTCACGCACACCCGCAGTGTGATGGTTGCGGACCTCGACCCCGAACAATCGGTGCGCCTGCAGCAGAGCGGTATCGGTCCGGGGCGCAAGATCGGCTGCGGGCTGTTTATTCCTCACAAGGGTATTAAACCGGTGAGAGAAACACAGTAAAATTGCCGCTCTCGAGGTCGGGCAGGTGCCCATTGAATTATTGAATCTTCATTAGTACATCGCTACAACTAGGGGAAAACAATGGCAATTGAGTTCGACGGGAAATCCATTGAAACCACGGAAACTGGCTTCCTGTGTAATACGGACGATTGGGAGGAGGGGTTGGCCCACGTGATCGCGAAGGAAGAACAGATCGAGCTGACACCGAAGCATTGGGATGTCATCAACTATCTGCGCGAGGCCTATTTCGAAGAGAGTGGCCACCAGCCCAATAACCGCGAGCTGGTCAAGGAGATGGGCAACCGTTGGTCGGCCAAGATCCAGAGCAAGGACCTCTTCGATCTCTTTCCGGGCAACCCCAGCAAGCAGGCGGGGCGCATCGCGGGCCTGCCGGAGAGCATGCGCAAGGGCGGCTATTGATCCCGGTTCACGGGTGCTGCCCGATAGGGATATAGCCTCGCCCGGGCAGGGGCACTATAGTGCTGCCAGCCCGCGCGGGAGCGTTTCATAGTGAATACCAGAGGCACGGCTGATTGTGCCGGAGGCGAGAAAGATGAGCGAAAAATCCAAGTTGATCAAAGAAATGATTGAGCTGCAGAAAAAATTCACGGCCTATGAGCAGGCGCAGGGCGTGACGCAGGAAGAATACTACGCGCCGGAATCCGGCCATCTGCTCGATGGTTATCGTCAGCAGTATCAGAAATTGGCGGATAAGGTGATCGACATCGCCCATGCCGAGAAGGGTTCGCAGCGCTGAGTAACCCGCTTGCGTACTGAAAAAGGCCGCGTGAGCGGCCTTTTTCGTGTGTGTCCCGCGGCGTCCGGTCCCACTGAGCCTTACGGATTCGCGGTACGCTCCCCGTGCCACGCGATCGGATAACGCTCAACAGGCTGTGCATGCCGCCGTTCAGACGTCCGCCCACATGCGCACCAGGTTTGCATAGCTGTTGCTGATCCAGGCGGTCTCCTGCGCCTCGGGCTGCGTAATCAGTAATGCCTCGCGCGCCTGCCAGAGCTGATACAGCAGCTCACGCTGACCCGGGTCGCGCACCATGCTCTGCGCCCAGGTCACTGCCACCAGGCGTTCGCCGCGGGTAACGGCATCGATGCGATGCAGGCTCGACGACGGATACAGGACGGCGTCGCCGGCGGCGAGTTTTATCGGCTGCGCGCCATAGCTGCTGCAGATCACCAGCTCACCGCCGTCGTAATCGGCAGCATCGTTGAGGAATATCGTCGTCGATACGTCGGAGCGGTATTGTTCACCCGCCGGCCCCATGACGGGATCGTCGATGTGATCACCGTACTGCATACCCTCGCTATAGCGCGCGTAATAGGGTGAGGCGATGCGCCGCGGCAGCACCGCCTTCTGATACAGGGGATGGCGGACCAGGCAGCCCATGACGATGTTGTTCAGCGCCGCGTACAGCTCGGCCTCCTGGACCAACTCTTCGTTCTGTTTGACCCGCTGCGCCTCCAGGCCGGCGGATAGTTTGCCATCCCTGAAGCTGCCGCGCGCGAGCAGCGTGCGGACGCGCTGTAGTTGTGGTTCAGGAATGACCTTCGAAATCGTCAGCAACATCGATGTTTCCCCTGGCTTCACGGCTGCGGGTAAAATAGCCGGACGGCGCCGCGGTGTCGATGTATCCGCGCCCGGCCGCACACACACGAGGGAGACACCCGGAAGATGAAACTGAACGTGATGATCGATGATCAGACCTACCCGATCGAGGTGCCGCCCGCCATCGTCGCGGAGGCGGAGGATTTCTTCGCCACGCTCGACCGCGATATGGACAAGGGCTACCAGATGAGCCGGGTCTGGGTCGACAATCCCGATCGGATGCAGCGCTGCCAGATCGTCGCCGACCGCATCCTGGACGCCCTCCATCGCGAGAACGAACAGCTCGGCGTCATGATGGCCGCGTACATCCTCGCGCGCATGCCGGGCGTGACGGAAGTGTACCTGAGCACCGAAGGTGACATGCTCGAACACGAGCTCGTCATCGGCCGCTGAGTCCCGGGGGATGCCGCATGGCCGATCTCTTCAGCATGACGGTGCCGCTGCTGATCCGCACACCGGCCGGCACCCGCCACATCATGATCGAGTATTTTCCCCTGGTCGAAGAGAGCGGCCTGGTCTATTTCGAGCCCTACTGGCATCTGCAACGCCCCGCCTCCCAGGCGATCCATCGCATCGTCGGCGAGGTCCGCGGCGATGGTCCGTGGAAGGTCGGCGACCACGTCGTGACGGTGCTCGGCTGCCACGGGACCGATCCTCAGCTGGCGAATACGTTCTCCGACTGGCAGTCGTATCTGCAGACGGGGGCGCCCGGCTACCCTGAACGGGGTGCGATCCTGGCGCTGGCCGCAGCGCGCGGTGCGCGTATCGTCTGACAGTAGTCGCGGCAGCGAGATGCCTCAGGCCAGGCGCTTGCGCATCTCGTGGTGGGGCAGGGTGCCGAACAGTGTATGCGCCGGTGCGATCACCTCGTAGCCGAGCCGCATATAGAAACCGATACAACTCTCCCGCGCATGCAGCAGGATGGTTCGGGCACCGAGGTGCGCGGCCTGTCCCTCCAGCGCGCGCGTCAGGGCACGGCCGATGCCCTGGTGCTGAAATCCGGGGTCCACCGCCATATAGCGGATCTGCACCGTGCCGCTGCCGACACGGTGCAGGCGTGCGACCCCGACCGGGATACGCCCGCTGCGACAGGCCATGCGATGCCAGCTGTGCGCGTCCTGCGCGTCGCGCTCGCTGCCGCGCGGCTGCTGCCAGGGTGCGCGCAGCACGCGCCAGCGCAGATCGAAATAGCGATCGAAATCCTCTGCGGACGCGGGGCTGAGGATCTGTACGGGGGCGTTCATGATCGCCGTCGCGCCGCGGGTGTGCTCAGGCGAACACGACCCAGGTCGTGGCGAGGTACTTCACACCGTGCTCGAGCGTCACGCCGCGGTGCTCATGGGTCCAGAAGGGTGGAAACAGCAACAGCTTGCCTTCCTCCGGCTTGACCTTGACGCCCTGATAGAGGAATTCGGTCTCGCCCCCCGGCCCGTCGACGTCGTTCAGATACCAGATGGCGACCAGTTGCCGCTGGCTGAATTCATGGCTGCCGCCATCGATGTGCCAGTGGTAGTACTCACCGGGGAGAGTCCGCTGGACCGCATACCCCATGTCCTTGAAGGGCCCCTTGAAGTACGGAAACACCGCACGGAACTCCCGTAGCGCGAGGCCGAGCGAGCGGAACAGACGGGTGTCCACATCCTGCCAGTGCGGCTTGCCGCTGACGACCAGATCCGTCGAGCGCTTGATCCCGGTGTCCTCGTAGACCTGCTGACCGATACGCCCCTGATACTGCTCTTCCTGATGCAGCTCGAAGCGCTGGATGATATCGCGGCAGAGGGTAGCCGGCAGCGCGCCGCGCTGTTCGAAGATGAAACTGTGCGGTGTGATTTCCCGGAGGGTCTGCAGCGCGGCATACGCGGGGTGACTTGCGGTCATGGCTGAGGGAACCTGCGGCAGCGGAGCGAAGGTGGCTCCGCCATTGTCTTACAGAGGGTTGCGGTCGATCAAGGCTTGCAGGCTGGTGTCATCGGCGCCGCCCTGGTGGGCGTCGAGCAGTTCGAGGGCGAGTCCCCGCCAGTGTGGCTCGGCACGTGCGACATAGTCCTCGAGTGCCGCGGTGGTCGTGCCTTTCAGCCAGTTCTCATAGGCGCGTGTCAGCGCGGGAGCCAGCGTCTTGCGCACCGGTGTGAGCATGGCAAAGAAGAAATGCAGGGTCGCGGGTTCACCCCGCTGTACCAGCGCCGGCAGCGTCGACAGGCTGTCGGCGAGGTTGTCACGGATCGCACGCAACGCGAATTCGATCTGCGAGCGTGGCATGGCGGCGAGCATTTCTTCCCAGCGCGGACCGAGGATCTGTCCCGCCATGACCTCGCCGACCTCGTGCAGCAGCAGCGTATCGATCTGTGTGGCGGTCATCCGGTCGAGCGCCGCATCGGCGTCGCCTTCGAAGTCGTAGCACTGAATGGCGCGGCCCATGGCGTTGTCGGGCCGGTTCCAGCGCCATTCCTCGATCTTCTCCCAGATCATGCGGCGCAGGGATTCGCGGCGTACGAAGATCGTCTGGTCCAGGGTCATCGCCGGTGGCGCGGCGAGGTCACGCGCATATTCGTCGGCCGATAACAGGATGGTGAAATCGGCCTGTTCCTGCCGCTGTTCGAGGCGGCCGAGGAAAAAATGCGGACGGCCATACTGGCCGAGTCCCGCACTGTAGACCAGGCCTTCGGAATTGAGGATGCGGTTCACGGCGGTGGCATCGAAGGGATCATAGCGGTCGCCGTTGATGGGCAGATCCGCGAACGGTGTATTCTCCAGGGTCTCCCAAAACTGCTCGCGCTCACGCAACCAGGTGCCGACGTCGTCGTTCGGCAGGGGCGTGGAGAAGGTATAACCCTTCTCCCAGCGGAAGTATTCGCGCATTTTCAACAGATAGACGCAAAGGGTATATTCGCCGGCATGCTGGGCGTCGGAGATGTGACAATTCCGCCGCACGGCATCGAGCAGCGGGGCATGGCGGCGGGACAGGATGGGATCGGCCGAGGGCGGCATGGGGATAGGCTGATTCCTTAGCAGGATAGTATACTGTGCGATCCTAGCACGCGGTCGGCTGGGGGAGGAAATTTCCCAGCCCGCAACCGGTGTGTTGTCACGGTGTCACCACAACGGAATTTCGCTCAAGATCGTACGCTAACTATAGACAGCGTAGTTCAGCCAGTATGGGGGATTTGAGGTGCGACTCAAGACGCGTTGGAGCAAAAAGGGCAAGACCCGTTCGATCCAGGAGGTCGCGGGTGCCCTGGGGTTCAATTTATGGCGCATCGGCCAGGCGGCCCTGCTGAACCTGGAGAACGAGGGCTTCCAGACCGACACCCAGATGCAGCGCCTGGACGTGATACAGGAGTTCGAGGCCTTTCTCATCCACATGTCGGACCGTATCGCCTACGCCCGTATGGACGACGAGGAGCGGGCGGAGTTCATCACCGCCCTGGCACACAAGGTCGCGGACTACGTGCAGGACAATGCCCGTGATTTCGTCGGCGACGGCGACCACCGGGCGCCGTTCATCGCGCGGCTCAACCAGCGCATGGACGACTATGCCGATTTTGCCGTGGTCGATCAGGAACCCAGCTTTCAGCTGTTGCGCTATTTCGGCGATCGGGTCACCGACGTGTTGGGCGAGCGGCAGCGTAAATGGGTGGGTACTCAGGTGATCGACATCGAGGCGCCGAACGCCATGAAGACCCTCAAACGGGCGCTGAACAGTCTGCTCCCGGAACAGAAGCCGGCGGCCTGACGCACCGAAAGGGCGGACAAAAAAGGCGGGTTATACCCGCCTTTTTTATACAACGACTCGGGCTGTGGCTACTTCTTCACCCAGGCCTCGAAGCCGCTGGCGTCGCGCGCCTTGCCCTTCTCGTAGCCGGCGGTGTAGGCGTCGCTGGCACGCTGTTCTTCACGCGGCGGGTTCTGATTGTAGGCGCCGGCCCAGCCCACGATATAATCGCGGTCCACCCCGGCTTTTTCCATCTTGTCGATCGCTTCGTAGTATGGATTACTCATGGTACCTCTCCTTCTCACAAAAGCTTTTTCGTCAGAGTTTACGTCACAAGGCGCCCGCCACTGCGCCCCAGTATAGAGTATAAGGCCTCAACGATCGGCACCCAAGTAGCGCTATCTTATGGTACATACGCCCCTGGTATCGCCCGCCACGCGCACTTCCGTTACCCTGCAGGTATCGGAGCGTCGTCTGTCGTGCTATGCCGGTCGGTGCGGGTTCCATTCCGATCACGGATCGTGCCGGGCAGTATACTGATCAGGCGGACAATACCTGTATATCCCTGTGGGGGTGGGCGGACCGCTGTCGGCCGGGCGTTTAGGCTGCCGCCCATGTGGGATATACACCGACTCAGAAGCCTGAAGTAACATTCTGTTAAGTCAGATAAAACCATTCATGGCGCAGGGTAGGCGGCAGGTGGCCGCCGGGCGCCGGCAGCGGGAGACAGACATGTCCATGTCCGATCAAGACCATATGGATCTCGTCAGCGGGATGTCCGCCTTCGAGGCCAAACACTTCTCGCGTGCCATGCAACTGCTGTCGCCATTCGGCGAGCAGGGCAATGCCGAGGCGCAGCACCGCATGGCCATCATCTACCAGAACGGCCTGGGGATGGCACGCAATGAAGAACTGGCGTTGAAGTGGATGCGGGCCGCCGCCGAGCAGGGCCATGCCCTGGCCCAGCACGGGATGGGCTTCATGTATCTCGAGGGCGAGTGTGTACCCAAGGACGGCGCCGAGGCAGCGCGCTGGTTCAAACTCGCCGCCGACCAGGGTCTCGCCGGCTCGCTGACCACACTCGCCCTGATGTACGAGCAGGGCAACGGCGTCGAGCAGGATCTCGACGAGGCGAAGCGCCTGTACACCCTTGCGGGTTTCGAGGATCGCTGAGGCATGCCGGGAGGGCTGTGAGCATGGATCTGTCGGCTGAAGACGCACTGCGCCTGAACGTGCTTCTGGCCAACGACCTGCATGCCGTGCGTATCGATGAATCGGCCATGGTCGTGCATGGCTACTCGGCGCGCGGCGAATCTGCCGTGCGCCTGAACCCGAATTGCCGCGACGACCCCTACATCAAACGGGTGCGGGAGATGCTGTCCAGCCACGTGCTGGGGTCCCCGGGTGGGTATCCCATCTATCTGCGTCGCTGGACGCGCATGGGCCAGGCTCGCGACGATAGCCTGGAGAAACTCCTGTTGCTCGGCGAACCGGAGGCGGTCGTCGCGGTCGTCCATGCGCGCGGCCTCACCAACGAACTTGCGCGGCGGGCCTGGTGGACGATGCCGACCCCGGACAATGCCCGCAAGATGCTCGCCCGCAGCTGCGTCGCTCAGGACACCATGGGCCCCGTCCTGGCACAGTTCCTGGTCGAGTACCTGCCTTTCGAAGTGGAACCGCAGGCACTGATCGAGAGCGTGCGGCTGGTCTTGCAACCGGGTTTGATCGATGCGGAGGTGCGTACCAGGATCTGGGCCAAGGGCCGCATGAAGAACACCTACTACGTCGGCTTCCTGCTGGCAATCCCGGACGATCTGCCGGAGACGCCAGCACCGCATCCGCTATGGGAGACCGCCGGTCCGGTGTTGCGTGAACTCGCGGCGGCAGGCAACTGTTACGCCGCGCAGCTCGGCCGGATCCTCGATGCGCCCGGGCAGGCCTTCATCGTCACGACCGAAGCGGTGCTGCGCAAGCCGAACGACCAGGACGTGGTCGTCGCGTTGGTGGAGGCGATCCAGGCCTACTTCGCGCAGATTGCCTGTCCCGGGCCGCGGCTGCAGGACATCGATGTAATCATGGCCCAGGCCGAGTCCCGCTGCGCAGGCTGTGAGTGCGACCAGGGTGCGTTACCCACACTCCTCGAGCGCCTGCCGGACCTGCGCCCGCAGGTCCGCGCCATGCTGGCGCTGTCGGCGGTGGGTGAACCCCTGCTGGCACCGGTGTTCGCGCGTACTGATGCCATTGGCTCGGTCATGCGGCGTAAGCTCGAGCCGCTGACGGGACCGTTGCTCGCGGA
The Gammaproteobacteria bacterium DNA segment above includes these coding regions:
- a CDS encoding TauD/TfdA family dioxygenase, encoding MNTLDPCPFQPDSTRAYREWRARKLDAYPSSVAELMVPIGELAAPSAEECAAVVAACRRANLAVVTTRPGGVDKAAVRDFGRYFGLHALDANLHADPDGISALHVAEAGERRDYIPYTNRALNWHTDGYYNEPGQWVHAFIIFCAQDAAEGGENQLLDHEIAYILLRDADPRLIEALMHPRALTIPANIEQGVEIRGEETGPVFSVDSKRGSLHMRYSARTRNVRWRDDPMTRAAREFLVNLWENGSAHAYHHRLMPGQGIICNNVLHSRTAFCDDPANGRTRLMYRARYYDRIAGTETTRGCAGLSMNAPMTV
- a CDS encoding sulfur relay protein DsrC → MLWLSEILLQEHDMTSFKQLVEAVKVRAHNGEMFFRIDVKPPFQDTPGDWEDRLEAAFSSASR
- the cas6 gene encoding type I-MYXAN CRISPR-associated protein Cas6/Cmx6, coding for MFWQEEKETIPAFVVPDDIVDLSFALGCKCLPMDHAYALSEALQRALPWLAEEADVGLHLIHGAESGNGWYRPEETEDAIIYLSRRTRMSLRLSKERIDAAAALQGTVLDIAGHPLEIGAPTVRKLCSLPTLFARHVIADADLSEPAFLEQAAAELRNLDIRVTKLMCGMSHTLRGPDGVTHTRSVMVADLDPEQSVRLQQSGIGPGRKIGCGLFIPHKGIKPVRETQ
- a CDS encoding TusE/DsrC/DsvC family sulfur relay protein, whose protein sequence is MAIEFDGKSIETTETGFLCNTDDWEEGLAHVIAKEEQIELTPKHWDVINYLREAYFEESGHQPNNRELVKEMGNRWSAKIQSKDLFDLFPGNPSKQAGRIAGLPESMRKGGY
- a CDS encoding Fe2+-dependent dioxygenase, coding for MLLTISKVIPEPQLQRVRTLLARGSFRDGKLSAGLEAQRVKQNEELVQEAELYAALNNIVMGCLVRHPLYQKAVLPRRIASPYYARYSEGMQYGDHIDDPVMGPAGEQYRSDVSTTIFLNDAADYDGGELVICSSYGAQPIKLAAGDAVLYPSSSLHRIDAVTRGERLVAVTWAQSMVRDPGQRELLYQLWQAREALLITQPEAQETAWISNSYANLVRMWADV
- a CDS encoding GNAT family N-acetyltransferase → MNAPVQILSPASAEDFDRYFDLRWRVLRAPWQQPRGSERDAQDAHSWHRMACRSGRIPVGVARLHRVGSGTVQIRYMAVDPGFQHQGIGRALTRALEGQAAHLGARTILLHARESCIGFYMRLGYEVIAPAHTLFGTLPHHEMRKRLA
- a CDS encoding 2OG-Fe(II) oxygenase; this encodes MTASHPAYAALQTLREITPHSFIFEQRGALPATLCRDIIQRFELHQEEQYQGRIGQQVYEDTGIKRSTDLVVSGKPHWQDVDTRLFRSLGLALREFRAVFPYFKGPFKDMGYAVQRTLPGEYYHWHIDGGSHEFSQRQLVAIWYLNDVDGPGGETEFLYQGVKVKPEEGKLLLFPPFWTHEHRGVTLEHGVKYLATTWVVFA
- a CDS encoding sel1 repeat family protein is translated as MSMSDQDHMDLVSGMSAFEAKHFSRAMQLLSPFGEQGNAEAQHRMAIIYQNGLGMARNEELALKWMRAAAEQGHALAQHGMGFMYLEGECVPKDGAEAARWFKLAADQGLAGSLTTLALMYEQGNGVEQDLDEAKRLYTLAGFEDR
- a CDS encoding sulfur reduction protein DsrS, coding for MDLSAEDALRLNVLLANDLHAVRIDESAMVVHGYSARGESAVRLNPNCRDDPYIKRVREMLSSHVLGSPGGYPIYLRRWTRMGQARDDSLEKLLLLGEPEAVVAVVHARGLTNELARRAWWTMPTPDNARKMLARSCVAQDTMGPVLAQFLVEYLPFEVEPQALIESVRLVLQPGLIDAEVRTRIWAKGRMKNTYYVGFLLAIPDDLPETPAPHPLWETAGPVLRELAAAGNCYAAQLGRILDAPGQAFIVTTEAVLRKPNDQDVVVALVEAIQAYFAQIACPGPRLQDIDVIMAQAESRCAGCECDQGALPTLLERLPDLRPQVRAMLALSAVGEPLLAPVFARTDAIGSVMRRKLEPLTGPLLAELAVLRGGH